In one Clostridia bacterium genomic region, the following are encoded:
- a CDS encoding YcxB family protein, producing MDDFADAQRANLAEASEQRWRWISLYVLAVMIFGIGLYAYMETQRVAISIGFWILGMILLMLRRLKVAGATSAFRKQAEQFRGMKLIVDDEAIRFRSEGRNLALPWPALRRFRESETLFVLYPSGGFLAIPKRALSESQVEQFRQALVEKVSQR from the coding sequence ATGGACGATTTCGCCGACGCGCAGCGGGCCAACCTGGCCGAGGCTTCCGAGCAGCGCTGGCGCTGGATCTCGCTCTATGTGCTGGCCGTGATGATTTTCGGCATCGGCCTTTATGCGTACATGGAGACCCAGAGAGTCGCCATCAGCATCGGCTTTTGGATCCTGGGCATGATCCTGCTCATGCTGCGACGCTTGAAAGTTGCGGGCGCGACCAGCGCGTTTCGTAAGCAAGCCGAACAGTTTCGTGGAATGAAGCTGATCGTGGACGACGAAGCGATACGTTTCCGCAGCGAAGGACGAAACCTCGCCCTGCCATGGCCGGCGCTAAGACGCTTCCGTGAATCCGAAACCCTGTTCGTCCTCTATCCAAGCGGGGGTTTTCTCGCCATTCCGAAGCGGGCGTTGAGCGAGTCGCAGGTAGAGCAGTTCAGGCAGGCGCTCGTGGAAAAAGTGTCGCAGCGCTGA